A DNA window from Vigna angularis cultivar LongXiaoDou No.4 chromosome 1, ASM1680809v1, whole genome shotgun sequence contains the following coding sequences:
- the LOC108319082 gene encoding lysine-specific demethylase JMJ28, whose translation MTKKPKAEGAEEPLPDHLRCGRTDGRQWRCRRRVKDSLKLCEIHYLQGRHRQYKEKVPESLKLHRKRKTSDEEPSAVDNVESRARRTSRIVKKKRRLSEGPESLVAATPSLAKKKAPKQGDMQLELIRMVLKREAEKKNKNNKGKKKNKKKNKKKKKKEEEEELCYGEGELRRELPNGVMEISPASPTRDYDNVASHCDVKVGVDSRTVTPRYFRSKNVDRVPAGKLQIAPYGSNLKKGTKGKRKKCHWCQRSESCNLIQCSSCEREFFCMDCIKERYLDTQNEVKKACPVCRGACTCKDCSASQCKDSESKEYLTGKSSVDRILHFHYLICMLLPVLKHISEDQNIELETEAKVKGKNISDIQIKQVEFGCNEKNYCNHCKTPILDLHRSCPSCSYSLCSSCCLELSQGKASGEINLSTFNRPDKMKSSIASESQDLDEKPISSSNLTDTSILTEWTNCNGIDTLSCPPREYGGCGNSHLELRSVFPSNWIKEMEVKAEEIVCSYDFPETSDKSSSCSLCFDTDHNTNRYKQLQEAALREDSNDNYLFCPTLLDISGDNFEHFQKHWGKGHPIVVQDVLQSTSNLSWDPLIMFCTYLEQNITRYENNKNVLESCLDWWDVEINIRQYFTGSVKRRPQRNTWHEMLKLRGWLSSQIFKELFPAHFAEVIDTLPVQEYMHPLSGLLNLAANLPHGSAKHDIGPYLYISYGSADKETDSVTTLCYDPYDVVNIMTHTTDAPLSTEQLTKIRKLLKKHKTLCQMKTIGTEEPLEQKVNGMKLLHVEETEQRGLQSMVEEGMNFFRRVNRTSCISTEAKRVSSQSMDSNVSQNGDCDFFSESDSGRTLLLLGTVQTNEISKQDIPRKPFESSKRHKNKFSEHLGAQWDVFRRQDVPKLIEYLKRHYDEFSCTRDHHKKMVHPILDQNIFLDSTHKKRLKEEFKIEPWTFQQHVGQAVIIPAGCPYQIRNSKSCVHAVLEFVSPENVTEGIQLIDEVRLLPQEHKSKADMLEVKKMALHSMNTAIKEVRQLTSKT comes from the exons ATGACGAAAAAACCGAAGGCGGAGGGAGCGGAGGAGCCTTTGCCGGACCACCTCCGGTGTGGGCGCACCGACGGCCGGCAATGGCGGTGCCGGCGGAGAGTGAAGGACAGTCTGAAGCTGTGCGAGATTCACTACCTCCAAGGTCGTCATCGGCAGTACAAGGAGAAGGTTCCCGAGTCCTTGAAGCTTCACCGGAAGCGCAAGACGAGCGACGAGGAGCCTAGTGCTGTGGACAATGTCGAATCTAGGGCACGGAGAACCTCGAGAATCGTGAAGAAGAAGCGCAGGCTTTCGGAGGGTCCCGAGTCGCTGGTGGCGGCGACTCCTTCTCTCGCGAAGAAGAAGGCGCCGAAGCAGGGCGATATGCAGTTGGAGCTCATAAGGATGGTTCTCAAGAGAGAGGCggagaagaagaacaaaaacaacaagggtaagaagaaaaataagaagaagaacaagaagaagaagaaaaaagaggaggaagaggaattGTGTTACGGTGAAGGGGAGTTGAGGAGGGAATTGCCGAATGGTGTGATGGAAATCTCTCCGGCTTCGCCTACTCGTGATTACGACAATGTGGCTTCGCATTGTGACGTGAAAGTTGGTGTTGATTCTAGAACTGTTACTCCGCGTTACTTTAGGTCCAAGAATGTTGATAGAGTCCCTGCGGGGAAGTTGCAG ATTGCGCCGTATGGATCGAACTTGAAGAAGGGTACCAAGGGTAAGAGGAAGAAGTGTCATTGGTGCCAGAGAAGCGAGTCTTGCAATCTGATCCAGTGTTCGAGCTGTGAGAGGGAGTTTTTCTGCATGGATTGCATTAAAGAGCG GTATTTGGACACTCAAAATGAAGTTAAGAAGGCATGTCCAGTTTGTCGTGGAGCTTGCACTTGTAAGGATTGCTCAGCAAGTCAATGTAAAGACAGTGAAAGTAAG GAATATTTGACTGGTAAGAGCAGCGTTGATAGAATATTGCATTTTCATTATTTGATCTGCATGCTCCTTCCAGTACTAAAGCATATAAGTGAAGATCAGAATATTGAGCTAGAAACAGAAGCAAAAGTTAAAG GAAAAAATATTTCTGATATTCAAATCAAGCAGGTTGAATTTGGCTGCAATGAGAAAAATTATTG CAATCACTGCAAGACACCCATTTTGGATCTCCATAGAAGCTGTCCGAGCTGTTCATATAGCCTATGCTCAAGTTGTTGTCTGGAATTAAGTCAGGGAAAAGCATCTGGAGAAATTAACTTATCTACATTCAATCGACCTGATAAAATGAAAAGTAGCATTGCTAGTGAGAGCCAGGATTTGGACGAGAAGCCCATATCTAGTAGCAATTTAACCGATACTTCAATATTGACTGAGTGGACAAATTGTAATGGCATTGATACTCTCTCATGCCCTCCTAGAGAATATGGTGGTTGTGGTAATAGCCACCTTGAGTTGAGATCTGTTTTCCCCTCCAATTGGATCAAAGAGATGGAAGTAAAGGCAGAAGAAATTGTTTGCAGCTATGACTTTCCTGAAACTTCGGATAAAAGTTCAAGCTGCTCATTGTGTTTTGACACCGATCATAATACTAACAGATACAAGCAGTTGCAAGAAGCAGCTTTAAGAGAAGATTCCAATGATAATTACTTGTTTTGTCCGACTCTGTTGGACATAAGTGGTGATAACTTTGAGCACTTTCAGAAACACTGGGGAAAAGGTCATCCTATAGTGGTTCAAGATGTTCTCCAAAGTACATCAAACCTCAGCTGGGATCCACTGATCATGTTCTGTACTTATCTTGAGCAGAATATTACGAGATAtgagaataataaaaatgtactTGAATCTTGTTTGGATTGGTGGGAT GTTGAAATTAACATTAGGCAGTACTTTACTGGGTCTGTAAAACGCCGTCCTCAAAGAAATACTTGGCATGAGATGCTCAAACTAAGGGGGTGGCTTTCTTCCCAAATATTCAAAGAGCTGTTTCCAGCTCATTTTGCTGAGGTAATTGATACTCTACCAGTTCAAGAATACATGCATCCCTTGTCAGGCCTTCTGAATTTAGCTGCAAATTTGCCACATGGGAGTGCAAAACATGATATTGGACCATATCTCTATATTTCTTATGGCTCTGCTGACAAAGAAACTGATTCTGTGACAACACTCTGCTATGACCCATATGATGTG GTTAATATTATGACACATACCACAGATGCCCCCCTCTCTACAGAACAACttactaaaataagaaaattactGAAAAAGCACAAAACTCTGTGTCAAATGAAGACTATTGGTACTGAGGAGCCACTGGAACAAAAAGTGAATGGAATGAAATTATTGCATGTTGAAGAAACGGAGCAAAGAGGCTTGCAGAGTATGGTTGAAGAAGGAATGAACTTTTTCAGGAGAGTCAATAGAACGTCTTGCATCTCAACTGAAGCTAAGAGAGTTTCTAGTCAGAGCATGGACAGCAATGTTTCCCAGAATGGAGACTGTGATTTCTTTTCTGAATCTGATTCGGGACGCACTTTACTTCTCCTTGGGACTGTTCAAACCAATGAAATCTCTAAACAAGATATTCCTAGAAAACCCTTTGAAAGCtcaaaaagacataaaaataagttttctgAGCATTTGGGTGCCCAGTGGGATGTCTTTCGCAGACAAGATGTACCGAAGCTCATAGAATACCTTAAAAGACACTATGATGAATTTTCTTGTACCCGTGACCATCACAAGAAG ATGGTTCACCCAATTCTAGATCAAAACATTTTTCTTGATAGTACTCACAAAAAGAGATTAAAGGAGGAATTTA AGATTGAACCTTGGACTTTTCAGCAACACGTTGGACAAGCTGTCATCATTCCTGCTGGATGTCCATACCAGATCAGGAATTCTAAG TCTTGTGTTCATGCGGTATTGGAATTTGTGTCCCCTGAAAATGTTACAGAGGGTATCCAGTTGATTGATGAGGTCAGACTATTGCCTCAAGAGCATAAATCAAAAGCAGACATGCTGGAG GTAAAGAAAATGGCGCTTCATAGTATGAATACAGCAATTAAAGAAGTACGTCAACTTACAAGCAAAACATGA